In Cyanobacteriota bacterium, the sequence CATCAAAACTCGTGCGCAGTAGGCTGGTCTGAATAACGGCTGTGGTTACTGTTTCCAGGTTATACAGTGCTAATTCCGACAGAGAATACTTGGAAGCTAACACCTCTCCCTGCTCTGTGATCTTAATGCGTCCATTTACACTACGACCGGGCTGCGCCAAGATTGCCTCATAGGCAGGGCCACCGCCTCGGCCTACAGAGCCGCCCCGTCCGTGGAAAATCCGTAGTTCTAAACCATAGGACTCAGCCAACTGCTGCAACGCCTGTTGCGCCTTGTGGATTTCCCAATTGCTGCTGAGGAAGCCAGAGTCTTTGTTGCTGTCAGAATAACCCAACATGATTTCTTGCAGGTTGGGAGTAAACAGCGAGGATTTCCTGAGTACAGACGCTGATGCACTGGTCTGATCACCGCCTGCCAGATAGGTGCGATACAACGGCAAATCAAACAGTTGCTTCATCACTGTAGGAGCTTTTTTCAGGTCTTCTACGGTTTCAAACAGCGGCACCACGTTCAGCGTACCGACTCCAGTAGCCGGGTCATACATACCCGCTTCCTTAGCTAGCAGCAGTACTTCTAGCAGGTCGCTGGCATCGTGACTCATGCTAATGATGTAGGTCTGGCAGATATCCATTCCAAATTCTTGCTGAAGCTGGCGCACCATGCGGAAGGTGTCAATTGTCTCCTGGGTGCGGGCAGAGAAAACCGGCTCGGATGGAATCAACGGACGGCGAGTTTTGAGTTCTTGGGTTAGCCAAGCTACCCGATCGGCCTCTGGCATGTCAGTATAGGCACAGGGTAACAGTTGCAAGTAGTCGGCAATTTCTGCGATCGCCTCAGAATGGCGCGAACTCTCTTGCCGAATATCCAGATGGGCCAAATTGAAGCCATAAATTTCAACTTGACAAATCAACTGTTCCAACTCGCGGCAACTGAGACCAGTTGCTTCCAAATTACGCTGAATCAATTGCAACTCGGCTAAGAACTCATCTCCAGAGCAATAGATGTTTTGCGGGGCAGTTGCCTGTAGCTCTCTGGGAATTTTGTACGGCACATACACGGCTGATGGGGTCAGCGATGTGCCTGATGCTGCATCGGCGGCATCCTGCTGTAACCGCAAATTGCGCAGACGAGTATTTTCAATCCGCTGCTGAATGTAGGCCAGTTTCAGTCGATAGGGTTCTTGGCGATAGCGAATAGCTAGCTTGTCATAGACCTCTGGCATTTTGCTCTGGTCTTGCTCTAGTGACTCCAGCAGGTCGGGCAGTACGTCACTCCAATGCAACGACAAGCTGAGTAAACTCGTGAGCCGTCGCAGAGACTGAGCATATTTCTCTAGAACAACATTACGCTGATAGCAAGCTGTTTGCCAGGTAACTTGGGGAGTGACGGAGGGGTTGCCATCGCGATCAGAGCCAACCCAAGAGCCAAACTTACAGAAATTGTAGCGCGGGGGACGAAGCCGTGGAAATGTGGCGTTTAAGGCCCGCTTAATGCGCTGATAAAGCTGGGGGATGGCATCAAACAATACCTCTTGAAAATAGTGCAGAGTGTAGTCTACTTCATCCAGTACGGTAGGCTTGAACTGGTGTAGCTCATCAGTGCGCCACCAAAGGCGAATTTCTTCTCGCAGGCGATCGTACAGCTCCTCTGCTTCCCAGGAATCTTTACCCAGGTAGCCCATTCGGTCTTCAATTTGGTCAAGCTGAGTCAGAATACGAGCGATGCGGCGCTGTTTATCCCGAATGGTATGGCGCACAATTTCTGTGGGATGGGCTGTGAATACCAACCGGATATCCAAATTGTCCATCAGCTTTTGAATATGTTGTGGGGGAACATTCAGTCGCTTCAACCGAGGAAATAGAGAGCGGAATGTTGCCAACTCGCGAGAGGACACATCTGGCTCAGTTATGCTTCTCTCTAGCCAATTGGCGTGAAGACTAGCCGCACCGCCATCAGCGCTCCACTCGTTAGAGCGATCGTTATAGTCATGAGCTGCCAATGCATTGTTCACAGCTTGATATTGCTGCCGTTGCCCACGCTGTTCATAGTGCTGCTCCACAATATTAATCAGTTGAAAGTAGAGAGCAAAGGCACGAGTAGCATGAATCGCCTGAGTCAGGTCTAGGTTTTCCACCACCTGCAAGGCAGAGGAACCCGCAGCGTTTTCTGCCTGTCCTTCAGGAGAGCACATGGCCAGCAATTCCTTTAACAAATTAACCAATTCTTGCCCACAATCCTGAAGTAAGACATACTCCCAAAGGTCTTCCATCAGTTTCAAGTGCTTGCGCAATAGGTATGAAGTACCTTGTTGCAACAGCAAGTCTGACGCAGTGTTGATGCCAGCTA encodes:
- the ppc gene encoding phosphoenolpyruvate carboxylase, which produces MSSLPPISDGATTNYQGISVTADEKSADARLESASNLAGINTASDLLLQQGTSYLLRKHLKLMEDLWEYVLLQDCGQELVNLLKELLAMCSPEGQAENAAGSSALQVVENLDLTQAIHATRAFALYFQLINIVEQHYEQRGQRQQYQAVNNALAAHDYNDRSNEWSADGGAASLHANWLERSITEPDVSSRELATFRSLFPRLKRLNVPPQHIQKLMDNLDIRLVFTAHPTEIVRHTIRDKQRRIARILTQLDQIEDRMGYLGKDSWEAEELYDRLREEIRLWWRTDELHQFKPTVLDEVDYTLHYFQEVLFDAIPQLYQRIKRALNATFPRLRPPRYNFCKFGSWVGSDRDGNPSVTPQVTWQTACYQRNVVLEKYAQSLRRLTSLLSLSLHWSDVLPDLLESLEQDQSKMPEVYDKLAIRYRQEPYRLKLAYIQQRIENTRLRNLRLQQDAADAASGTSLTPSAVYVPYKIPRELQATAPQNIYCSGDEFLAELQLIQRNLEATGLSCRELEQLICQVEIYGFNLAHLDIRQESSRHSEAIAEIADYLQLLPCAYTDMPEADRVAWLTQELKTRRPLIPSEPVFSARTQETIDTFRMVRQLQQEFGMDICQTYIISMSHDASDLLEVLLLAKEAGMYDPATGVGTLNVVPLFETVEDLKKAPTVMKQLFDLPLYRTYLAGGDQTSASASVLRKSSLFTPNLQEIMLGYSDSNKDSGFLSSNWEIHKAQQALQQLAESYGLELRIFHGRGGSVGRGGGPAYEAILAQPGRSVNGRIKITEQGEVLASKYSLSELALYNLETVTTAVIQTSLLRTSFDDIQEWREIMEELANRSRSHYRALIYEQPDFIDYFHQVTPIEEISQLQISSRPSRRGGKKDLGSLRAIPWVFSWTQTRVLLPSWYGVGTALRDFLDQAPEEHLKLLRYFYYKWPFFKMVISKCEMTLSKVDLQIAHHYVSELSKPEDRERFERLFDQIASEYYLTRQLVLQITGYERLLDGDPELQRSVQLRNGTIVPLGFLQVSLLKRLRQHYSSSSTAILQSRYSKSELLRGAQLTINGIAAGMRNTG